GATCCCGGTCTCACGGCGCGCATACTCAAGATATCGAACTCGTCGTTCTACGGCGGCGGCAGGGACATAGGCAACCTGACGCAGGCGCTCATGCGCCTGGGGCTCTCCACGGTGCGCAGCATCATGCTCGCCGCCTCGATGAAGCACGTCTACAAGCGTTTCGGACTCACCGAGAAACTGCTCTGGGAGGACTCGGTGGGCTCGGCCGTGGCATCGAGGGTCATAGCCGCGGCTTCGGGCTTCGGCGGCGTGGAGGACGCATTCGTGGGGGGACTGCTCCACAACGTGGGCATGGTCATCCTGAACAACGAGTACCCCGACGTATTCGTCGAGCTGATGGCCAGGGTCTACAACGAGGGCCTCGAGTTCGAGGAGGTCGAGCTCGACACCTTCGGATTCACCCACTACGAGGTGGGGGCCCTGGTGGTGAGGAAGTGGGGCTTCCCCAGGAATGTCCAGATGCTTCTGGCCTGGTTCGGCGACGAGGAAAAGCTCTCGGACGAGCCCGAGCTCGCGG
The DNA window shown above is from Deltaproteobacteria bacterium and carries:
- a CDS encoding HDOD domain-containing protein codes for the protein MDEQVRARLDEVILKACDLPVLPATAQQVLLLMQDPDVSIEKVKKVIGSDPGLTARILKISNSSFYGGGRDIGNLTQALMRLGLSTVRSIMLAASMKHVYKRFGLTEKLLWEDSVGSAVASRVIAAASGFGGVEDAFVGGLLHNVGMVILNNEYPDVFVELMARVYNEGLEFEEVELDTFGFTHYEVGALVVRKWGFPRNVQMLLAWFGDEEKLSDEPELAAMARIIALADKFCHKLAVGWRRQLPGKPDLSMELSALEIDEEKAEELAAHIEEAIREEVALC